The Methanobacterium lacus genome includes a region encoding these proteins:
- a CDS encoding indolepyruvate oxidoreductase subunit beta, whose translation MKSYSIYISGVGGQGIIKTSTVMGEAAMKTGLPVVMSEVHGMAQRGGSVSTELKIGDNYSPIIELGSADLLISFEPVEALRAVPKISKGSYIILNTNPIYPFNLNETGVSYPDMEDVLTELNGKAKQVYALDADTIARESGHSLSMNMVMLGAASAVEGFPIEKETIIDSMKANLPEKSLEINLKAFNAGFSFVKSG comes from the coding sequence ATGAAGTCATACAGTATTTATATTTCAGGTGTTGGTGGGCAGGGAATCATTAAAACTTCGACTGTTATGGGTGAAGCAGCAATGAAAACTGGACTTCCAGTTGTGATGAGTGAAGTGCATGGAATGGCCCAGAGGGGAGGGAGTGTTTCAACTGAACTTAAAATAGGTGACAACTACAGTCCAATAATAGAGCTGGGATCAGCAGATCTGCTCATATCATTTGAACCTGTGGAAGCATTAAGGGCAGTTCCTAAAATAAGCAAGGGATCATACATAATTTTAAACACCAATCCAATCTATCCTTTCAATCTAAACGAAACAGGAGTTTCGTATCCTGATATGGAAGATGTGCTTACAGAACTGAATGGAAAGGCCAAACAAGTCTACGCACTTGATGCAGATACAATTGCGAGGGAATCTGGACATTCTCTGTCCATGAACATGGTGATGTTAGGTGCAGCTTCAGCAGTGGAAGGATTTCCAATAGAAAAAGAAACCATAATTGATTCAATGAAGGCAAATCTGCCTGAAAAAAGTTTAGAAATTAATTTAAAAGCATTTAATGCAGGATTCAGTTTTGTTAAATCTGGATGA
- a CDS encoding phosphatase PAP2 family protein yields the protein MKTIPSEDLKLFHFDQRNKLIFILCTAILWILALVIYLTPNFNHWFLANFNILRTNYLFANLCYYFTTLTLSFIATPISLLYLASFKFNKLKPYRVVLLLSVMTLAIGIPIVDLIKYYGVVPRPWVLYPDINSIYYPGGHSFPSGHAFQAFAGTLPLIICFLTNDETFKRNLKKTVLAIILLVFAISLSLSRLIAGVHFPTDVLFGIGLAIIMMVIVIGALQYLLKTGKLNLQNEKWYALIFLALITIDICFL from the coding sequence ATGAAAACAATTCCATCTGAGGATTTAAAATTGTTTCACTTTGATCAGAGGAACAAACTAATTTTTATCCTATGCACAGCTATTTTATGGATATTGGCTCTAGTAATATACTTAACTCCTAATTTTAATCATTGGTTTTTAGCTAATTTTAATATTCTTCGTACAAATTACTTGTTTGCAAATCTGTGTTACTATTTCACCACGCTTACGCTGTCCTTTATTGCAACACCTATTTCCCTACTTTACTTGGCATCTTTTAAGTTTAATAAGCTGAAACCATACAGGGTAGTGCTTTTGTTATCTGTCATGACTTTGGCTATAGGTATTCCAATTGTGGACCTAATAAAATATTATGGTGTTGTTCCACGTCCATGGGTGCTTTATCCAGATATCAACAGCATATACTATCCTGGGGGTCATTCTTTTCCATCTGGACACGCATTCCAAGCATTTGCAGGTACATTGCCCCTAATAATTTGTTTCCTGACCAACGATGAAACATTTAAACGAAACCTCAAAAAAACAGTTTTAGCAATCATACTCCTTGTTTTTGCCATAAGCCTATCTCTAAGCAGGTTAATAGCGGGTGTGCACTTCCCAACAGATGTTTTGTTTGGAATTGGGCTGGCCATAATAATGATGGTGATCGTGATAGGGGCTCTACAATATTTACTTAAAACAGGAAAACTAAATCTGCAAAACGAAAAGTGGTACGCATTAATATTCCTAGCACTAATCACGATAGATATATGCTTCTTATAA
- the iorA gene encoding indolepyruvate ferredoxin oxidoreductase subunit alpha — translation MNLKEVLTAEENQKLFLLGNEAAVRGALEAGVGLASTYPGTPSSEIGDVFSKLAEDAGIYFEFSTNEKVALEVAASAAASGVRSFTFMKHVGVNVASDSLMSAVYTGVEGGMVILSADDPSMFSSQNEQDNRHYARLANMPMVEPSNPEEIRQLMGFSFELSEQFKLPVLMRTTTRVSHMRGVVETGKLKPGKTKGFFKRDPQRFVPVPATAMIMHKNLVRKMEELRKLSNSSELNKIYRRNGKVGVVTSGGAFNYVMDAVQKNDLNVDVFKVTLTHPFPDELLLEFIKDLDAVAVVEEVDPIMEKEVLSILGRNGIKMAVHGKLDQTLPMIYEYTPNIVMEMLETVLNQQIPKNQASNSDLSIPERPPTLCPGCPHRSVYYTVKDAVNSLGLNDVIYPTDIGCYTLGITSPYDAADYLLSMGSSIGTSCGFSKATKQNVVCFIGDSTFFHAGIPPLINAVHNKDRFVLVILDNRTTAMTGGQPHPGLPVDGMGWEAPEVSIDAIVEATGVKYLRKINPMNIKKSKETFMEALEFDGVAVVISQHPCMLTKGRRSSKAELEVKQEKCDECAVCLEKLACTAIYKDDEGKVRIDPKLCNGCNVCVQVCPERAIGVKK, via the coding sequence ATGAATCTTAAAGAAGTTTTAACGGCGGAAGAAAATCAGAAATTGTTCCTGCTGGGTAATGAAGCAGCTGTTAGGGGTGCTCTTGAAGCAGGGGTGGGTCTTGCATCCACATATCCTGGAACTCCTTCATCAGAAATAGGGGATGTTTTTTCAAAACTTGCAGAAGATGCTGGAATTTATTTTGAATTTTCCACCAATGAAAAGGTTGCACTCGAAGTAGCGGCCAGTGCAGCAGCATCAGGGGTGCGTTCATTCACCTTCATGAAACATGTGGGTGTTAACGTGGCATCTGACTCCCTTATGAGTGCGGTGTACACAGGAGTTGAGGGAGGTATGGTGATCCTCTCAGCAGACGATCCCTCCATGTTTTCTTCTCAAAATGAACAGGACAACAGGCACTATGCTAGACTTGCCAACATGCCCATGGTCGAGCCTTCAAATCCTGAAGAAATTCGTCAATTAATGGGCTTCAGCTTTGAACTGTCTGAACAATTCAAACTACCAGTTCTCATGCGAACCACCACAAGGGTTTCCCACATGAGGGGTGTTGTGGAAACTGGAAAACTAAAACCTGGCAAAACCAAGGGCTTTTTCAAGAGGGATCCCCAGAGATTCGTACCTGTACCTGCCACAGCCATGATCATGCACAAAAACTTGGTTCGAAAAATGGAAGAACTAAGGAAGCTCAGCAACTCCTCAGAATTAAACAAGATTTACAGAAGAAACGGAAAAGTGGGAGTAGTAACAAGTGGAGGAGCATTTAACTACGTCATGGATGCAGTCCAAAAGAATGATCTAAATGTGGATGTTTTTAAGGTAACTCTAACCCATCCATTCCCAGACGAACTGTTACTTGAATTCATAAAGGATCTAGATGCAGTGGCTGTTGTGGAAGAAGTTGATCCAATAATGGAGAAGGAAGTACTGTCCATTTTAGGTAGAAATGGAATTAAAATGGCGGTGCATGGAAAACTTGATCAAACACTGCCTATGATATATGAATACACACCAAACATTGTCATGGAAATGTTAGAAACAGTTCTAAATCAACAAATTCCGAAAAATCAGGCTTCAAATTCGGATCTTTCCATTCCTGAAAGACCTCCAACACTGTGTCCAGGATGTCCACATAGATCAGTGTACTACACTGTTAAAGATGCTGTCAATTCCCTTGGGTTAAATGATGTAATATACCCCACAGATATTGGTTGTTACACCCTTGGTATCACATCACCCTACGATGCAGCGGATTACTTGCTATCCATGGGTTCATCCATAGGTACCAGCTGTGGATTTTCAAAGGCAACCAAACAAAATGTGGTGTGTTTCATAGGAGACTCTACTTTTTTCCATGCAGGGATCCCACCACTGATAAATGCTGTTCACAATAAAGACAGATTTGTCCTTGTTATTCTAGATAACAGGACAACTGCAATGACAGGAGGCCAACCACATCCTGGATTACCGGTGGATGGTATGGGTTGGGAGGCTCCGGAAGTCTCAATAGATGCAATTGTTGAAGCAACTGGAGTCAAGTACCTCAGAAAGATCAATCCAATGAACATTAAAAAATCCAAGGAAACATTCATGGAAGCACTTGAATTTGATGGTGTGGCAGTTGTGATATCCCAACATCCATGCATGCTAACCAAGGGAAGACGTTCAAGTAAAGCAGAGCTTGAAGTTAAACAGGAAAAATGTGATGAATGTGCTGTGTGCCTTGAAAAACTTGCATGCACAGCAATATACAAAGATGATGAAGGTAAGGTAAGAATAGATCCTAAACTTTGCAATGGTTGCAACGTTTGCGTTCAGGTCTGTCCAGAGAGGGCAATAGGAGTTAAGAAATAA
- the dcd gene encoding dCTP deaminase: MAILSDKDIKKHIQSGKIVIDPLKEPERQIQPSSVDLRIGNEFKGFKIIRKPCIDPMDESDIESYMESFYIDDGEPFIIHPGEFALATTYETIELPDNLVARVEGRSSMGRLGITMHVTAGYIDPGFRGKITLEISNIGKMPVALYTGQRVCQIVFETMTTPADRPYGHPERDSKYMNQERPVTSKIKHDYELVRRKNNKL; this comes from the coding sequence ATGGCCATTCTAAGTGACAAAGATATAAAAAAGCATATTCAATCTGGAAAGATCGTTATTGATCCATTAAAAGAACCTGAAAGACAGATTCAACCATCTTCTGTAGATTTAAGGATAGGAAATGAATTTAAAGGATTTAAGATTATCCGAAAACCATGCATCGATCCAATGGACGAATCTGATATTGAATCCTACATGGAATCATTTTACATCGACGATGGTGAACCCTTCATAATCCATCCTGGAGAATTTGCCCTTGCCACCACGTATGAAACAATTGAGTTACCAGATAATTTGGTTGCACGTGTAGAGGGTCGTTCTTCAATGGGTAGGTTGGGTATAACCATGCACGTCACAGCAGGTTACATTGATCCAGGATTTCGTGGAAAGATAACATTAGAAATATCCAACATTGGAAAGATGCCAGTGGCACTTTACACCGGACAGAGGGTGTGCCAGATAGTGTTTGAAACCATGACTACACCTGCCGACCGTCCATATGGACATCCTGAAAGGGACAGCAAGTACATGAATCAGGAACGTCCAGTTACAAGTAAAATTAAACACGACTACGAGCTTGTAAGAAGGAAGAATAATAAATTATAA
- a CDS encoding carbohydrate kinase family protein, giving the protein MNQLDVLALGTCNIDFLMNVPRFAVADDEVDTEKLNVTLGGSAANFALKTSDLGLKTGIMARIGKDNFGNYIRSNFKEKNINTERLITIDEKTGMAFIAVDQVGERSIYTYMGANSKFELLKPDINLIKNSEILHLTGMYIEVVEEASKHANTLSFNPGALLASFGMKAMEDVLSRTDILFLNEKEVGLLTGENCPSGAKLLVEAGVKMVVVTLGKAGSKLFTMDHEIHQPSNMVKPVDTTGAGDSFAAGFINGFLRNRNLPNCLKDGNNSAFDCLTKFGASDTDLFKLK; this is encoded by the coding sequence ATGAATCAATTGGATGTTTTAGCCCTTGGTACTTGTAACATTGATTTTCTGATGAACGTGCCCAGATTTGCAGTTGCAGATGATGAGGTGGACACTGAAAAACTCAATGTAACCTTAGGAGGATCTGCTGCTAACTTTGCATTGAAAACTTCCGATTTAGGATTAAAAACTGGGATCATGGCCAGAATTGGTAAAGATAATTTTGGAAATTACATTCGTTCCAATTTCAAAGAAAAAAATATCAACACAGAAAGGCTCATTACAATAGATGAAAAGACAGGAATGGCATTTATAGCAGTGGACCAAGTGGGAGAACGATCCATATACACATATATGGGGGCAAATTCAAAATTTGAACTATTAAAACCTGATATTAATCTCATTAAAAACTCTGAAATACTACATTTAACAGGCATGTACATAGAAGTTGTGGAAGAAGCCTCAAAACATGCTAATACATTATCATTCAATCCCGGTGCTCTGCTTGCTTCCTTTGGAATGAAAGCAATGGAAGATGTACTGTCCAGAACCGATATCCTATTTTTAAATGAGAAAGAAGTCGGTCTTTTAACTGGTGAAAACTGTCCTTCAGGAGCTAAGCTTCTGGTTGAAGCAGGTGTTAAAATGGTGGTGGTGACACTGGGAAAAGCAGGATCAAAACTCTTCACAATGGATCATGAAATTCATCAACCATCAAACATGGTTAAACCAGTTGATACAACTGGAGCTGGAGATTCATTTGCAGCAGGGTTTATCAATGGATTTTTAAGAAATAGAAACCTTCCAAATTGTCTAAAAGATGGCAATAATTCTGCTTTTGATTGTTTAACCAAATTTGGAGCGTCGGATACCGATCTATTTAAATTAAAATAA
- a CDS encoding ACT domain-containing protein, producing the protein MKVKQLSIFLENRKGRMKNALDVLETGGINIRALSIADTSDFGILRLIVPEPDRAKKLLEEHNFIVKVGEVIAVRMPDHPGGLGEILGILDGQNINLDYLYAFAEQKNEMAIVLLHPENIDSGIKALEDGGAEIITSNEIYGL; encoded by the coding sequence ATGAAAGTAAAACAGCTGTCAATATTTTTGGAAAATCGTAAGGGGAGAATGAAAAATGCTCTGGATGTGCTTGAAACCGGAGGCATTAACATTCGTGCACTGTCCATTGCAGACACATCTGACTTCGGAATTTTAAGACTCATAGTTCCAGAACCAGACAGGGCCAAAAAGTTGTTGGAGGAACATAATTTCATTGTTAAAGTTGGAGAAGTCATAGCAGTGCGGATGCCTGACCATCCAGGAGGGCTTGGTGAAATACTAGGCATTTTAGATGGGCAAAATATCAACCTAGATTATCTCTACGCATTTGCAGAACAAAAAAATGAAATGGCAATAGTTTTACTCCACCCCGAAAATATTGATTCCGGAATCAAAGCCCTCGAAGACGGTGGAGCAGAAATTATAACATCAAATGAAATATATGGTCTTTAA
- the glyS gene encoding glycine--tRNA ligase has protein sequence MSDTKVMNIAKKRGFLWSSFEIYSGSAGFFDYGPLGATLKNNIISKWRKYYIVGEGFYEIESPTIMPEEALKASGHVDHFTDPMTECKDCLEVFRADHVIEDVIDDDVEGLENQRLTEIISENQIGCPKCGGHLTHVWSYNLMFQTMIGAKGKATGYMRPETAQGIFIPFKRLLRFFRGKLPFGVVQIGKAYRNEISPRQGIIRLREFTQAEAEIFVDPVDKDHPKFGNVANDKLKLLSSDAQLNKEDPKIVTAKSAVETGLVSSEVLTYQLCIAGRFLADLGIPIDVIRFRQHLPTEMAHYAIDCWDVEVLTDRFGWIEIIGIADRTDFDLKSHAKYSNEDLSVFIEYDEPKKINKLVVKPDMKKFGPLFKADAPKVIKALEDLDASEVQRVFDNGETYNIDLEDKTVEISSDVVSFNEQEEMVRGEKVVPHVIEPSFGIDRIIYSVLLHSYTEDDEREFLKLEKQIAPIGVNVFPLVNKDKLAEKAHEIREELRNQGIIAEYDGSGTIGRRYARSDEIGVPFAVTVDHETLENNTVTIRNRDNLEQVRIPVQNVYSVLIDLLTGKMEFKSLQQ, from the coding sequence ATGTCTGATACTAAAGTAATGAACATAGCTAAAAAAAGAGGATTTTTATGGTCTTCATTTGAGATATACTCAGGTTCTGCAGGATTTTTTGATTACGGCCCATTGGGTGCAACTCTTAAGAACAACATCATCTCAAAGTGGAGAAAGTACTACATTGTGGGTGAAGGATTCTATGAAATTGAATCACCAACCATAATGCCAGAGGAAGCACTCAAGGCTTCTGGTCACGTTGATCATTTCACAGATCCCATGACTGAATGTAAAGATTGTTTAGAAGTGTTCAGGGCAGACCATGTCATTGAAGACGTTATTGATGATGATGTGGAAGGACTTGAAAATCAGAGGTTGACTGAAATAATCTCTGAAAATCAGATAGGATGTCCGAAGTGCGGGGGTCATTTGACACATGTTTGGAGTTACAACCTCATGTTTCAGACCATGATCGGAGCTAAAGGTAAAGCAACAGGATATATGAGGCCCGAAACTGCTCAGGGTATTTTTATACCGTTTAAAAGGCTTTTAAGATTTTTCAGAGGTAAGTTACCATTTGGTGTTGTTCAGATAGGAAAGGCCTACCGTAATGAAATTTCACCACGTCAGGGAATCATAAGGCTCAGGGAATTCACACAGGCAGAAGCTGAAATATTTGTGGATCCTGTTGATAAAGACCATCCCAAGTTTGGAAATGTTGCCAATGATAAGTTAAAACTCTTATCATCAGATGCACAGTTAAATAAAGAAGATCCTAAGATTGTAACAGCAAAAAGTGCAGTTGAAACAGGCTTGGTTTCTTCTGAAGTTTTAACTTATCAACTCTGCATAGCCGGAAGATTTTTAGCTGATCTGGGGATTCCAATTGATGTTATAAGGTTCAGACAGCATCTTCCAACTGAAATGGCCCATTATGCCATTGACTGCTGGGATGTTGAGGTTTTAACTGATAGATTCGGTTGGATTGAAATCATAGGAATAGCTGACAGAACAGATTTTGATCTTAAATCACATGCCAAGTACAGCAACGAAGATCTGAGTGTTTTCATTGAATACGATGAACCTAAAAAGATCAATAAACTTGTTGTTAAGCCAGACATGAAGAAGTTCGGCCCATTGTTTAAGGCAGATGCCCCCAAAGTTATCAAGGCATTAGAAGATCTGGATGCATCTGAAGTACAGAGAGTATTTGACAATGGTGAAACCTACAATATCGACCTTGAGGATAAAACTGTTGAAATAAGTTCAGATGTGGTAAGTTTCAATGAACAAGAGGAAATGGTACGTGGTGAAAAGGTTGTTCCACACGTTATTGAACCATCATTCGGTATTGATCGTATCATCTACTCTGTTTTACTCCATTCCTACACAGAGGATGATGAAAGGGAATTTTTAAAACTTGAAAAACAGATAGCCCCAATTGGTGTTAATGTCTTTCCACTGGTAAACAAGGATAAACTTGCAGAAAAAGCCCATGAAATAAGGGAAGAACTTAGGAATCAGGGCATAATTGCAGAGTACGATGGTTCAGGAACAATTGGAAGGAGATATGCTCGTTCTGATGAAATTGGAGTTCCATTTGCTGTTACAGTTGATCATGAAACCCTTGAAAATAACACAGTAACCATCAGAAACAGGGACAATTTAGAACAGGTAAGAATTCCAGTTCAAAATGTTTATAGCGTTTTAATTGATTTATTAACTGGAAAAATGGAATTTAAATCATTACAACAGTGA
- a CDS encoding TatD family hydrolase, with the protein MIDAHIHADTRPYEDFERMSVSGIKKAVTCAHDPLKMSTSDVVLDHIHRIMENDTKRAGENGLKLYSAVGVHPRSICNDYAIVIEKISELVEDKNVVAIGEIGLETTSKSEVEVFKEQLKLAQDLDVKVIVHTPRTHKAEVTMVTASIIEENIDTSLVLIDHVDNSIIDRVKDFDGILGLTVQPHKMTSDEAVEIMDKYGYDKFVLDSDMSSSPSDPLSVPKTVHKLRKAGVESKNIKKVSYNNAAKFFKI; encoded by the coding sequence ATGATAGATGCCCATATACATGCAGATACAAGGCCTTATGAAGATTTTGAAAGAATGTCTGTTTCAGGAATTAAAAAAGCAGTGACATGTGCCCATGATCCATTAAAAATGAGCACTTCCGACGTTGTGCTCGATCATATCCATAGAATAATGGAAAATGACACCAAAAGAGCTGGTGAAAATGGTTTGAAGCTTTATTCTGCAGTAGGTGTTCATCCACGGAGCATATGTAATGACTATGCCATTGTGATTGAAAAAATTTCAGAACTGGTTGAAGACAAAAATGTAGTTGCAATAGGAGAAATTGGGCTAGAAACCACTTCAAAGAGTGAGGTTGAAGTGTTTAAAGAGCAGCTCAAACTTGCACAAGATCTGGATGTGAAGGTTATTGTACACACCCCTAGAACTCATAAGGCAGAAGTTACCATGGTAACTGCATCGATAATAGAAGAAAATATTGACACGTCACTGGTACTCATTGATCACGTGGATAACTCAATCATTGACAGGGTTAAGGATTTTGATGGGATTCTAGGATTAACTGTCCAGCCACATAAAATGACTTCAGACGAGGCAGTTGAAATAATGGATAAATACGGTTACGACAAGTTTGTTCTAGATAGCGACATGAGCTCATCACCTTCAGACCCATTGTCAGTCCCTAAAACTGTTCACAAATTAAGGAAAGCCGGTGTGGAGTCAAAAAATATTAAAAAGGTTTCCTACAACAACGCTGCTAAGTTCTTCAAGATATGA
- the tfrB gene encoding fumarate reductase (CoM/CoB) subunit TfrB, producing the protein MIKVKILRQNPRTGKEPYFEVYDVEESDKMKILDALNQINNKYDADIAYRYSCRAGQCGSCALKMNNKIVLACKAEIKDGAVLEPLDFEVLKDLVVDRSKYDNKVTKMDLFVEGDCSVQECPQIMFPKDYADTKKIRSCIECLSCLSACPVVKQTEEFAGPYFMRYISKFALDPRDCADRAAEGFDEGLYTCTSCGKCKEVCPKEINTFGSAIEKLREISVQENIGPLPAHKTILEQIKKTGRSVEPAGTGEFPEGFVKTQKNVNNGSKHKIALFTGCMVDYKLPEIAVALLKVMEANNIDVIVPDGQICCGSPLLRTGQTEIFPEIAKRNYEALKDYDTIVTVCAGCGSTLKNDYPKAGINLNVKDISEFLADKLETDTMKPVNMKVCYHDPCHLVRGQGISKEPRELLNKIKGVEFVEMEVPDQCCGAGGGVRSGKPEIAAGLGSKKVKMVEKLDVDAVITICPFCEYNIQDSLDREGLNDVKAMNILKLLEMAYE; encoded by the coding sequence ATGATAAAGGTTAAAATTCTAAGACAAAATCCTCGAACAGGGAAAGAACCCTACTTCGAAGTTTACGATGTTGAGGAATCTGATAAAATGAAGATCCTCGATGCCCTAAACCAGATTAACAACAAGTATGATGCAGATATTGCATACAGATATTCCTGTAGAGCAGGTCAGTGTGGATCATGTGCTCTGAAAATGAACAACAAGATTGTTCTAGCTTGTAAAGCAGAAATAAAAGATGGGGCTGTTTTAGAACCCCTAGATTTTGAGGTTTTAAAGGATCTGGTGGTGGACAGATCTAAGTACGACAACAAAGTCACAAAAATGGATCTGTTTGTGGAAGGCGACTGCAGTGTGCAGGAATGTCCTCAAATCATGTTTCCCAAGGACTACGCAGATACTAAAAAAATTCGAAGCTGCATAGAATGTTTATCCTGTCTCTCTGCCTGTCCAGTTGTCAAACAAACTGAAGAATTTGCAGGTCCCTACTTCATGCGTTACATCTCCAAATTTGCCCTTGATCCAAGGGACTGTGCAGACAGAGCAGCTGAAGGTTTTGATGAGGGACTCTACACCTGTACATCCTGTGGTAAATGTAAGGAGGTATGTCCAAAGGAGATAAACACCTTCGGATCTGCAATTGAAAAACTCAGAGAAATCTCAGTGCAAGAAAATATAGGGCCGTTACCAGCCCATAAAACAATTTTAGAACAGATCAAAAAGACTGGAAGATCAGTTGAACCAGCTGGAACTGGAGAATTTCCAGAGGGTTTTGTGAAAACCCAGAAGAACGTTAACAATGGTTCAAAACATAAAATTGCACTATTCACAGGTTGTATGGTCGATTATAAACTTCCAGAAATTGCAGTGGCCCTTCTAAAGGTTATGGAAGCAAACAATATAGATGTGATTGTGCCAGATGGTCAGATATGCTGTGGATCACCTTTGCTTAGAACTGGACAGACTGAAATATTTCCTGAAATAGCAAAAAGGAATTATGAAGCATTGAAGGACTACGACACAATTGTAACTGTCTGTGCAGGATGTGGTTCCACACTCAAAAATGACTATCCCAAGGCAGGTATTAATTTGAATGTTAAGGATATAAGCGAGTTTTTAGCAGATAAATTAGAAACAGATACCATGAAACCTGTTAACATGAAGGTTTGTTATCATGACCCATGTCACCTCGTGAGGGGCCAGGGAATATCTAAAGAACCTCGGGAATTGCTTAACAAAATTAAAGGTGTGGAATTTGTAGAGATGGAAGTTCCAGATCAGTGCTGTGGTGCAGGTGGCGGAGTAAGGTCTGGAAAGCCTGAAATTGCTGCAGGTTTGGGCAGTAAGAAAGTTAAAATGGTTGAAAAACTCGATGTTGATGCAGTTATTACCATATGTCCATTTTGTGAGTACAACATCCAAGACTCTCTAGATAGGGAAGGTTTAAATGATGTTAAAGCCATGAACATCCTTAAACTCCTTGAAATGGCTTATGAATAG
- a CDS encoding M48 family metallopeptidase codes for MIEKTLINDIEVEYEVVHRKVKNARLEIKTDKIRLVMPLNHFNTTEIIKNHEKWIYNKVVRIKQMQAESENRKLNFDLGEEEFKTMVKELILEFTKDLGVDFNRVFFKKMRSRWGSCSSKKNLNINKYLRFLPNHLIEYVVYHEVAHLVEMSHNKTFWNIIAFKYPDYKQVEDELLIYWLCIKKCLETLE; via the coding sequence ATGATTGAAAAAACCTTGATAAACGACATCGAAGTGGAGTACGAAGTCGTCCACAGAAAAGTGAAAAATGCCCGTCTTGAAATTAAAACAGATAAAATTAGGCTTGTAATGCCGCTAAACCACTTCAACACCACTGAAATTATAAAAAATCATGAAAAATGGATTTACAACAAGGTTGTTCGCATAAAACAGATGCAAGCTGAATCTGAAAATAGGAAGCTCAACTTCGATCTGGGTGAAGAGGAATTTAAAACCATGGTTAAGGAATTGATACTGGAATTTACCAAGGATTTAGGAGTGGATTTTAACAGAGTATTTTTTAAGAAGATGAGATCCCGGTGGGGTAGTTGCAGTTCAAAGAAAAATCTGAACATCAACAAATATCTAAGATTTCTTCCTAACCATCTCATAGAATATGTTGTTTATCACGAAGTAGCACACCTAGTTGAAATGAGCCATAATAAAACATTTTGGAACATAATAGCATTTAAATATCCTGACTACAAACAAGTTGAAGATGAACTACTGATTTACTGGCTCTGCATCAAGAAATGTCTTGAAACCCTTGAATAA
- a CDS encoding RNA methyltransferase gives MIYVVFVEPESPGNIGFLARTMKNFGLTNLVLINPCELKNESYYQAMHARDVVSNCEIYETLEEFLEKANISTAVATTGNAGGSYNISKIAVTPETLSDSINYGGNICLIFGREGNGLSNQEIALCDVIVSIPTHEEYQIMNVTHAAAIIFYELFKKEKSYPVDTLEPASAQEKKSLTAIMDEIIVKLGYPEHKTKNAQLVFDRIIQRAFITGREAHTLKGTLRRINLRTKEK, from the coding sequence ATGATATACGTAGTTTTTGTAGAACCAGAATCACCTGGAAACATAGGGTTTCTTGCCCGTACAATGAAAAACTTTGGGCTCACCAATTTGGTGCTTATAAATCCATGTGAGCTTAAAAATGAGAGTTATTATCAGGCTATGCATGCAAGGGATGTTGTTAGTAATTGTGAAATATATGAAACACTCGAAGAGTTTTTAGAAAAAGCAAATATCAGTACTGCAGTTGCTACAACTGGAAATGCTGGTGGAAGTTACAATATATCTAAGATCGCAGTTACCCCAGAAACCCTTTCAGATTCAATTAATTATGGTGGAAATATCTGTTTGATCTTTGGGCGTGAGGGAAACGGACTATCAAATCAGGAAATAGCACTCTGTGATGTTATTGTGAGCATTCCAACCCACGAAGAGTATCAAATAATGAATGTCACCCATGCAGCTGCCATAATATTCTACGAACTTTTTAAGAAGGAGAAATCCTACCCTGTAGACACTTTAGAACCTGCTTCAGCCCAAGAAAAGAAGAGTTTGACCGCGATTATGGATGAGATAATTGTTAAACTTGGTTATCCAGAACATAAAACTAAAAATGCACAGCTGGTTTTTGATAGAATAATTCAACGTGCATTTATTACAGGAAGGGAAGCCCACACACTTAAGGGTACTTTACGCCGGATAAACCTCCGTACAAAGGAAAAATGA